In the Cyanobacteriota bacterium genome, one interval contains:
- a CDS encoding ABC transporter substrate-binding protein: MTTQLQPVKFLVISLLLSWLTIACSQPVSQSPASPDSSSPAAQASSPETTASPTAPAAEISRVVALTSLSADIIHRLDSTKLVGISGSRLLAKNPAMKDIPRVSEGQTPPSLEKIVALKPDLVIGAAGFHDQILAKLKELGIRTLTTEVRDWQALQTLTRDLARAIQADPEPLLNAYQTFLSSKPTNAGSTLVLVSAQPILSPNKTSWAGDLLTQFQIKNLAADLQGQSPQRGYVTLSPEKVLEANPEVLILVDVGDGTVEKLKAAPFWKQLRAVANDRVYVFDYYGLVNPGSIDAIQKACQQLQQVATAKS, translated from the coding sequence ATGACCACGCAACTGCAACCTGTGAAATTCCTAGTGATTAGTTTGCTGCTCAGTTGGTTGACGATCGCGTGTAGCCAACCCGTCAGCCAGTCACCAGCCTCACCAGACTCGTCATCCCCGGCAGCCCAAGCTTCTTCCCCTGAGACCACTGCCTCTCCCACTGCCCCAGCCGCAGAAATCTCCAGGGTAGTTGCCCTAACTTCCCTTTCTGCTGATATCATCCACCGCTTGGATAGCACCAAGTTGGTGGGCATCTCTGGCAGTCGCTTGTTGGCCAAAAATCCAGCCATGAAGGATATTCCCCGTGTCAGCGAAGGACAAACTCCACCCAGTCTGGAGAAAATTGTGGCCCTAAAGCCAGATTTGGTTATCGGGGCAGCCGGGTTCCATGACCAAATCTTAGCCAAGCTAAAGGAACTGGGAATCCGTACCCTCACGACGGAAGTTAGGGATTGGCAAGCCCTGCAAACCCTCACCCGCGACTTGGCCAGAGCAATTCAAGCTGATCCAGAACCGCTGCTTAACGCCTACCAAACCTTCTTGTCTAGCAAGCCTACCAACGCTGGGTCTACGCTGGTGTTAGTCAGTGCCCAACCCATCCTGTCTCCCAATAAAACCAGTTGGGCTGGTGACTTGTTGACCCAGTTTCAAATCAAGAATCTAGCTGCTGACCTGCAAGGACAAAGCCCTCAGCGGGGTTATGTGACCCTCTCTCCAGAGAAGGTGCTAGAGGCTAATCCGGAAGTGCTGATTTTGGTGGATGTGGGGGATGGCACCGTGGAAAAACTCAAAGCGGCTCCCTTCTGGAAGCAGTTACGGGCAGTAGCTAACGATCGCGTTTACGTCTTCGACTACTACGGTCTGGTCAACCCCGGCAGCATCGATGCAATTCAGAAGGCTTGCCAGCAATTACAGCAGGTCGCTACTGCTAAATCCTAG